Below is a genomic region from Delftia tsuruhatensis.
TGCGCGTGGCGCGCCGGCTGGGCCAGGCCTTCGGCGTCACCGTGCGCACCACCTTCCTGGGCGCGCATGCACTGCCGCCCGAGTACGCCGGCCGCAGCCAGGAATACGTGGACCTGGTGGCCGGCACCATGCTGCCCGCGCTGGCCGCCGAGGGGCTGGTCGATGCCGTGGACGTGTTCTGCGAGCGCATCGCCTTCTCGCTGGCCGAGACCGAGCAGGTCTTCCAGGCCGCGCAGCGGCTGGGCCTGCCCGTCAAGCTGCATGCCGAGCAGCTGTCGAACATGGAGGGGGCGGCCCTCGCGGCCCGCTATGGCGCCCTGTCCTGCGACCACATCGAGCACCTGTCCGAAACCGGCATCCAGGCCATGCGTGGCGCGGGTTCCGTGGCCGTGCTGCTGCCCGGCGCCTTCTATGCGCTGCGCGACACCCAGGTGCCGCCGATTGCGGCGCTGCGCGCCGCCGGCGTGCCCATGGCCGTCTCCACCGATCACAATCCGGGCACCTCTCCCTGCCTGAGCCTGCTGCTCATGGCCAGCATGGCCTGCACATTGTTCCGGCTCACGGTGCCCGAGGCCCTGGCGGGCATCACCCGCCACGGCGCGCGCGCCCTGGGCCTGCAGGACACGCACGGCCTGATCGCGGCCGGCCGTCCTGCCCACTTCGTGCTGTGGCCCGTGGGCCAGGCGGCCGAGCTGGCCTACTGGTTCGGCAGCCGGCCCGGCTGCACCATCGTGCGCCAGGGCCGTGTGGTGCGCCGCGCGCCGTGACCGTGCAGCCCGTCAGGCAGAGGCCATTGCACACAACATGCCCAAAGGTCGCCAGATGTCCGATTCGCCCTTTCTCGATGAACTGATTTCCACCCTCGGCGCCGACGTGGCCCAGCGCGGTGCCGACGTGGCCGAGCGCTACCACACGGACTGGAGCGGCACGCCGCCCCAGCGCCCCCTGGCCCTGGTGCGCCCGCGCGGCACCGAAGACGTCAGCGCGCTGATGCGCCTGTGCACGGCCCACCGCGTGCCCGTCGTGCCCCAGGGCGGGCTCACGGGCCTGGCCGGCGCCGCCGTGCCCGTGGCCGGTGCCGTCGCCCTGTCCATGGAACGCATGAACGCCATCGAGTCCGTGGACGCGCGCAGCGCGCTGATGGGGGTGCAGGCCGGCGTCACGCTGCAGGCCGCGCAGGAGGCGGCCGTGGCCGCGGGCATGGTCTTCGGCGTGGACCTGGGCGCGCGCGGCAGCTGCCAGATCGGCGGCAACGTGGCCACCAATGCGGGCGGCAACGGCGTGCTGCAGCACGGCATGATGCGCGAGCAGGTGCTGGGCCTGGAAGTCGTGCTGGCCGACGGCACGGTGCTGCCCATGCTGCGGCCCATGCTCAAGAACAACACGGGCTACGACCTCAAGCAGTTCTTCATAGGTTCGGAAGGCACGCTGGGCGTCATCACGCGCGTGCTGCTGCGCCTGCGCCCGGCGCCCCAGGCCCGCGCCACGGCCCTGGTGGCCGTGCCGGACTTCGATGCGGCGCTGGCCGTGCTCGCGCGCATGCAGTCGCGCTTCGGCAACGGCGTGGCCGCCTTCGAGCTGATGTGGGACAGCTTCGTGCAGGCCTCCATCGCCTGGCAGAAACTGCAGCCGCCGTTCGGCGAGGCCCATGCCCTGCTGGCCCTGATCGACGTGGACGGCAAGGACGAGGCCCTGCTGCGCGCCGGCGTGGAAGAGCTGCTGGGCGAGGCCATGGAGGCCGGCGAGGTGGCCGACGCCGTCATCGCGCAATCCGTGGCCCAGGCGCGCCAGCTGTGGACGCTGCGCGAGGCGCCGGCCGAGCTGAACACGAACATGCACCCGCCCGTCAACTTCGACGTCAGCCTGCCCCAGGCCGACATCGGCCGCTTCGCCGACGCCTGCCGCGCCGCCTTCGATGCGCGCTGGCCCGCCCACCACACGCTGTTCTTCGGCCATGTGGGCGACGGCAACCTGCACCTGTCCACCGACGGCGCCACCGTGGGCGGCGACTGCCATGGCGTGGAGGCCGAGGTCTACCGCCTGGTGGGCGAATTCGGCGGCAGCGTCTCGGCCGAGCACGGCATCGGCCTGCACAAGAAGCCCTATCTGGGCGCCAGCCGCACACCGGCCGAGCTGGCCGCCATGCGCGCCATCAAGCAGGCGCTGGACCCATTGCATCTCCTCAACCCCGGCAAGGTATTCGACCTATGAACGCATCCGCCATCCACTCGCTGGCACGCCCTGAAGTGCCGCCGCTGCCGCCCTACAACGCGGGGCTGTCCTCCGAGGCCGTGCGCACGCGCTACGGCGTCAGCGAGATCGCGCGGATGGCGAGCAACGAAAACCCCTGGGGCGCCAGCCCCGCCGTGGCGCAGGCCCTGGCGGGCCTCGCACAGCGCGTGGGCGTCTACCCCGATGCCCAGTGCACGGCGCTGCGCGTGGCCATCGCGCAGCGCACGGGCGTGGAGCCGGAAGCCATCGTCGTGGGCAATGGCTCCGAGGACATCCTGCAGATGCTGTGCCAGGCCTTCCTGTCCCCGGGCGATCGCGTGCTCACGCAGCGCCCGGCCTTCGGCCTGCACGAAATCTACCCGCGCATGATGGGCGCCCGGGTCGAGCTGCTGGAGCTGACGCCCGCCCTGGACTTCGATGTCGGTGCCTGGTGCGAGGCGCTGTCGCGCGGCCCCAAGATCGCCATGCTGGCCAACCCCTCCAACCCCGTGGGCTGCATGTTCGACGCGGCGGACTTCGCCCGCCTGCTGGACGCCACGCCGTCGCACACCCTGCTCGTGGTCGACGAGGCCTATGTCGAGTATGCGCGGCTGTCGTCCGGCTATCCCGACGTGCTGGCCCTGCTGCGCGGCCGCGGCATGCCCTGGATCGTGCTGCGCACCTTCTCCAAGGCCTGGGGCCTGGCGGGGCTGCGCGTGGGCTACGGCCTGGCCAGCGACCCGGCCCTGGTGCAACTGCTGGACCGCGTGCGCACGCCCTTCAACGTCAACCAGGCCGCCCAGGCCGCCGCGCTGGCCGCCTGGGGCGATGAAGCCCACATGCTGCGCGGCGTGGCCGAGACCGTGCGCCTGCGCGGCGTGCTGGCGGATCGCCTGCGGGCCTTGCCGGCGTTGCGCATGGCGCCTTCGGCCACCAACTTCCTGTTCATCGACATCGGCCGGCCCAACGGCCCCGTGAACGAGGCGCTGCTGGCGCGGGGCCTCATCGTCAAGCCCTGGAAGGAGGCCGGCTTCGAGCACTTCATCCGCGTCTCCGTGGGCACCGAGGCCGAGAACGCGCGCTTTGCGCAGGCGCTGCAGGACATCCTGGAGGCCCGGCCATGAGCGGTGCCCTGTTTGCCGGACATGCGCTGCTGCCCACGGGTTGGGCGCGCGACGTGCTGCTGCGCTGGGACGGCGCGGGCACCCTGCTGTCCGTGCAGCCCGGTGCCGAGCCGGGCGGCGCGCCGCACGCGCCCGGCCCGCTGCTGCCGGGCATGCCCAACCTGCACTCGCACGCCTTCCAGCGCGCCTTCGCGGGCCTGACCGAATACCGGGGCGCGGGCCAGGACAGCTTCTGGAGCTGGCGTGACCTCATGTACCGCTTCGCGGGCCGCATCACGCCCGAATCGCTGCAGGCCATCGCCACCTGGCTGTACGTGGAGATGCTGGAGGCCGGCTACACCTCGGTCTGCGAATTCCACTACGTGCACCACGACCAGGGCGGCCGGCCCTATGCCGACGATGCCGAACTGTCCCTGGCCCTGCTGCGCGCCGCGCAGGCGGCCGGCATGGGCATCACCCTGCTGCCCGTGCTCTACCAGACCAGCGGCTTCGGGGGCAGGCCGCCGCGCGCCGACCAGGCGCGCTTCATCCGCAGCACGGACAGCATGCTGGCCCTGCTGCAGCGCCTGCAGCCGGCCACGCGCGCCCAGGGCGCGGCCCTGGGCCTGGCGCCACACTCGCTGCGCGCCGTGCCGCCCGACAGCCTGCGCGCGGCCGTCGAGGGCCTCACGGCGCTGGACGCGCAGGCGCCCATCCACATCCACATCGCCGAGCAGACCCAGGAAGTGGACGACTGCCTGGCCTGGAGCGGCCAGCGCCCCGTGCAATGGCTGCTGGAGCACGCCCCCGTGGACGCGCGCTGGTGCCTGGTCCATGCCACGCACATGACGCCCGGGGAGTACGCGCTCGCCGCGCGCAGCGGCGCCGTGGCCGGCATCTGCCCCACCACCGAGGCCAACCTGGGCGACGGCATCTTCGACATGCCGCAGTGGCTGGGCCATGGCGGCGCCTGGGGGGTGGGCTCGGACAGCCATGCCTGCGTCAACGCGGCCGAGGAGCTGCTGATGCTCGAATACAGCCAGCGCCTGTCGCTGCGCCAGCGCAATGTGCTGGCCGGACCCGACCCCCAGGTCGGCACGGCGCTGTGGAGTGCCGCCGTGCAGGGCGGGGCGCGGGCCGCGGGCCGGCCCGTGGCGGGCCTGGCCGTGGGCCAGCAGGCCGACATGCTGGCCCTGGACCCGGGCCACGTGGCCCTGGCCGGCCTGCCGGTGCAGGCCATGCTCTCGGCCCACGTCTTCGGCAGCCACCGCGGCAGCGCGCTGCACAGCCTGTGGGTGGGCGGTGCCCTGCGCGTCGCCGGCGGCCGCCATGCATTGCACGATGATGCGGCCAGCGCCTTCGTGGCCGCACGCGCCGCCATGATCGCTTCCTGAACCCATTGCAGACCACACCATGACCGATATCACGGACATCCCCGCCTTCACCTTCCACCAGGGCACGGCCCCCCTGCTGCTGTCCATGCCCCATGCGGGCACCCATGTGCCGCCGGCCATCGCCGCGCGCCTGACCGGCGAGGCCCGCCAGGTGCCCGACACCGACTGGCACCTGCCCCTGCTGTACGCCTTCGCCAGGCACATGGGCGCCTCCATCCTCGTGGCCACGCATTCGCGCTACGTGGTGGACCTGAACCGTCCGCCCGATGGCGCCAGCCTCTACCCCGGCCAGAGCGTCACGGGCCTGTGCCCCGTCGATACCTTCGACGACACGCCGCTGTACGCCGACCCGGCCGACGTGCCCACGGACGCCGAGATCGCCGCGCGCCGCGATGCCGTCTGGAGCCCCTACCATGCCCAGCTGCGCGCCGAACTCGACCGCCTCAAGGCCGTGCATGGCACGGTGGCGCTGTGGGACGCACACTCCATCCGCTCGGTGCTGCCGCGTTTCTTCGAGGGCCAACTGCCCGACCTGAACCTGGGCACGGGCAAGGGCACGAGCTGCGCCCTGCCACTGGCCGAGAAGCTGCTGGAGATCGCAAAGACCGCGCCCGGCCACACCAGCGTGCTCAACGGCCGCTTCACGGGCGGCTACATCACGCGCCACTACGGCCAGCCCGAGGCCGGCATCCATGCGGTGCAGCTGGAGATGACGCAGTGCAGCTACATGCAGGAAGCCCTGCCCTTCGACTACCTGCCAGAGCGCGCCGCGCGCATCCAGCCCACGCTGCAGCGCATGCTGCAGGCCGTGCTGGACTTCGTGGCGACCCACCCCCGGTGACGGCGGGCGCCGCCGCCTGGCGCGGCGCCACCGCTGCGGCCTATCCGGCGGCGCGCCCGCGCAGCCGCCGCAGGCTGCGGCGCAGCCACTGCTCCACATCGTCCACGTAGGTGAACACGGCTGGCACCACCAGCAGGCTGAGCACGGTGGAGGTGATGAGCCCGCCGATCACGGCCGTGGCCATGGGCGAACGAAAGCTCGCATCCGCCGCGCCCCAGCCCACGGCGATCGGCAGCATGCCGGCGCCCATGGCCAGCGTGGTCATGATGATGGGCCGGGCCCGCTTGTGGCAGGCGTCCAGCAGGGCGTCCCTGCGGCTCAGGCCCGGGCCGGCCGGGCGGCCGTCGCTGCCATCGCCGGGCCGCCGCGCCACGATGGCGTACTCGACCAGCAGGATGGAGTTCTTGGTGGCCACGCCCATCAGCATGATCAGGCCGATCAGCGAGGGCATGGAAAAGCTCTTGCCCGCCAGCAGCAGGCCCACGAAGGCACCGCCCAGCGACAGCGGCAGGGCCGTGAGGATGGTGGCCGGCTGCAGCACATCCTTGAACAGCAGCACCAGCACCAGGTAGATGCAGACCACGCCGGTCAGCATGGCCAGGCCGAAGCCCGTGAACAGCTCGCCCATGGCCTCGGCATCGCCCACGTTCAGGATGCGCACGCCCGGCGGCAGGTTCCTGACGGCGGGCAGCTGGTGCACGGCCTCGGTCACGTCGCTGAGCCCGCGCTCGCCCAGCTCGATGTGGAAGTTCATGTTGCGCGCCCGGTCGTAGCGGCTGATGACGGCGGGGCCACCGGCCAGCGTCAGCGTCGCCACCTCGTCCAGCCGCACGGGGCCGCGTGCGCCGGGCACGGCCAGGCGTCCCAGCAGATTCAGGTCCTGGCGTGCGCGGTCCTCCAGCCGCACCATGATGGGCACCTGGCGGTCGGCCAAGTTCAGCTTGGGCAGCTGGTTGTCATAGTCGCCCAGCGTGGCCACGCGCAGCGTGTCGGCGATGGCGCTGCTGGTCACGCCCAGGTCGGCCGCGCGCGCGAAGTCCGGGCGCACCACCACCTCGGGGCGCACCAGTCCGGCCAGCGAGGCCACGTTGCCGATGCCGGCGATGGTGCGCAGCTCGCGCTCCACGTCGGTGGCGGCCTGGCGCAGCGCCTGGGGGTCCTGGCTGGTCAGCGCCAGCACGTACTTGTCGTTGGAGCCGCCCAGGCCCACGCCCCAGCGCACGCCGGGCAGGTCGGCCAGCAGCGCGCGGATCCGCTGTTCGATGACCTGCTTTTTCGGCCGCGTGCCGCGCGGCCCCAGCTGCAGCGTGAGCGTGGCCTTGCGCGCCTCGACGAAGTTGCCCGA
It encodes:
- the hutI gene encoding imidazolonepropionase, with protein sequence MSVHHAFDNAPSADGCWHNLRLAPDLFASDHGVGEDTPACIVVRDGRIDWVGPRQALPALHAGLPRHDGRGMLATPGLVDCHTHLVYGGQRAGEFAMRLAGASYEEVARAGGGIVSSVRATREASEDELFAQAAPRLAQLLDEGVCAIEIKSGYGLALEHERKQLRVARRLGQAFGVTVRTTFLGAHALPPEYAGRSQEYVDLVAGTMLPALAAEGLVDAVDVFCERIAFSLAETEQVFQAAQRLGLPVKLHAEQLSNMEGAALAARYGALSCDHIEHLSETGIQAMRGAGSVAVLLPGAFYALRDTQVPPIAALRAAGVPMAVSTDHNPGTSPCLSLLLMASMACTLFRLTVPEALAGITRHGARALGLQDTHGLIAAGRPAHFVLWPVGQAAELAYWFGSRPGCTIVRQGRVVRRAP
- a CDS encoding FAD-binding oxidoreductase, which translates into the protein MSDSPFLDELISTLGADVAQRGADVAERYHTDWSGTPPQRPLALVRPRGTEDVSALMRLCTAHRVPVVPQGGLTGLAGAAVPVAGAVALSMERMNAIESVDARSALMGVQAGVTLQAAQEAAVAAGMVFGVDLGARGSCQIGGNVATNAGGNGVLQHGMMREQVLGLEVVLADGTVLPMLRPMLKNNTGYDLKQFFIGSEGTLGVITRVLLRLRPAPQARATALVAVPDFDAALAVLARMQSRFGNGVAAFELMWDSFVQASIAWQKLQPPFGEAHALLALIDVDGKDEALLRAGVEELLGEAMEAGEVADAVIAQSVAQARQLWTLREAPAELNTNMHPPVNFDVSLPQADIGRFADACRAAFDARWPAHHTLFFGHVGDGNLHLSTDGATVGGDCHGVEAEVYRLVGEFGGSVSAEHGIGLHKKPYLGASRTPAELAAMRAIKQALDPLHLLNPGKVFDL
- a CDS encoding formimidoylglutamate deiminase, whose product is MSGALFAGHALLPTGWARDVLLRWDGAGTLLSVQPGAEPGGAPHAPGPLLPGMPNLHSHAFQRAFAGLTEYRGAGQDSFWSWRDLMYRFAGRITPESLQAIATWLYVEMLEAGYTSVCEFHYVHHDQGGRPYADDAELSLALLRAAQAAGMGITLLPVLYQTSGFGGRPPRADQARFIRSTDSMLALLQRLQPATRAQGAALGLAPHSLRAVPPDSLRAAVEGLTALDAQAPIHIHIAEQTQEVDDCLAWSGQRPVQWLLEHAPVDARWCLVHATHMTPGEYALAARSGAVAGICPTTEANLGDGIFDMPQWLGHGGAWGVGSDSHACVNAAEELLMLEYSQRLSLRQRNVLAGPDPQVGTALWSAAVQGGARAAGRPVAGLAVGQQADMLALDPGHVALAGLPVQAMLSAHVFGSHRGSALHSLWVGGALRVAGGRHALHDDAASAFVAARAAMIAS
- a CDS encoding histidinol-phosphate transaminase, whose translation is MNASAIHSLARPEVPPLPPYNAGLSSEAVRTRYGVSEIARMASNENPWGASPAVAQALAGLAQRVGVYPDAQCTALRVAIAQRTGVEPEAIVVGNGSEDILQMLCQAFLSPGDRVLTQRPAFGLHEIYPRMMGARVELLELTPALDFDVGAWCEALSRGPKIAMLANPSNPVGCMFDAADFARLLDATPSHTLLVVDEAYVEYARLSSGYPDVLALLRGRGMPWIVLRTFSKAWGLAGLRVGYGLASDPALVQLLDRVRTPFNVNQAAQAAALAAWGDEAHMLRGVAETVRLRGVLADRLRALPALRMAPSATNFLFIDIGRPNGPVNEALLARGLIVKPWKEAGFEHFIRVSVGTEAENARFAQALQDILEARP
- the hutG gene encoding N-formylglutamate deformylase; the protein is MTDITDIPAFTFHQGTAPLLLSMPHAGTHVPPAIAARLTGEARQVPDTDWHLPLLYAFARHMGASILVATHSRYVVDLNRPPDGASLYPGQSVTGLCPVDTFDDTPLYADPADVPTDAEIAARRDAVWSPYHAQLRAELDRLKAVHGTVALWDAHSIRSVLPRFFEGQLPDLNLGTGKGTSCALPLAEKLLEIAKTAPGHTSVLNGRFTGGYITRHYGQPEAGIHAVQLEMTQCSYMQEALPFDYLPERAARIQPTLQRMLQAVLDFVATHPR